From a region of the Helianthus annuus cultivar XRQ/B chromosome 5, HanXRQr2.0-SUNRISE, whole genome shotgun sequence genome:
- the LOC110943793 gene encoding shikimate O-hydroxycinnamoyltransferase: protein MKVVVRESTMVKPAEETPKVKLWNSCLDLIAPNFYTLMVYFYWPNGAPNFFDTKVMKDGLSRALVAFYPIAGRLRQGKDGRSEIDCQGQGVLFLEAESDGVIDDFAEFAPQLELLKIFPYQGIDLDLLLVLQESVCTIMSWMGCLRCTSLTHGPIWLVALASLSHLS from the exons atGAAAGTGGTGGTAAGAGAATCGACGATGGTGAAGCCAGCCGAGGAGACACCGAAGGTGAAGCTATGGAACTCTTGCCTCGATCTCATTGCCCCCAACTTTTACACACTAATGGTGTATTTTTACTGGCCCAATGGTGCTCCCAACTTCTTTGATACGAAAGTGATGAAGGACGGTTTGAGCAGGGCGTTGGTTGCGTTTTACCCAATTGCAGGGCGACTTAGACAAGGCAAAGACGGCCGAAGTGAGATTGATTGTCAAGGACAAGGTGTGTTGTTTTTGGAAGCTGAGTCCGATGGTGTCATCGATGATTTCGCTGAATTTGCACCTCAATTGGAGTTGTTGAAAATCTTTCCCTATCAGGGAATTGACTTGGATCTTTTGCTAGTCTTGCAG GAGTCGGTATGCACCATCATGTCATGGATGGGATGTCTGCGATGCACTTCATTAACACATGGTCCGATATGGCTCGTGGCCTTGGCATCACTCTCCCACCTTTCATAG